In the genome of Patescibacteria group bacterium, one region contains:
- a CDS encoding NUDIX domain-containing protein, translated as MAEKLDIYDLEGNLLRVEDRKKYFIESKEEFEKTGKVSSRVKSIRLLLLNTDGRIYLQKRSRIKPENPGLYDKTVGGHLSSGGHWEITVVRECAEELGIPVAVISDEDFSKAVKSTNLEVIGLVKKLLGPADLDSERTSIDGKKFIQPYITCYYIGYYNGVLKFVDGESCGIEVFSMDELLHEIDKNPDSFTPDLKFMIERFKDELKPL; from the coding sequence ATGGCTGAGAAATTAGATATATATGATCTCGAAGGCAACCTACTTAGGGTTGAAGACCGGAAGAAATACTTTATTGAAAGCAAAGAAGAGTTTGAAAAGACGGGAAAAGTCTCTAGTAGGGTTAAATCTATCAGACTACTTCTTCTGAACACGGACGGCAGGATTTATTTGCAAAAGAGAAGCCGAATAAAACCTGAAAACCCTGGGCTATACGACAAGACAGTAGGGGGGCATCTTAGCTCCGGGGGACACTGGGAGATCACGGTCGTTCGTGAATGTGCCGAGGAACTTGGGATTCCAGTCGCAGTAATTAGCGACGAGGATTTTTCAAAAGCTGTGAAATCCACAAATCTTGAAGTTATTGGACTCGTTAAAAAATTGCTCGGGCCGGCAGATTTGGATTCAGAGAGAACTTCAATTGATGGTAAAAAATTCATTCAGCCGTATATTACTTGTTATTACATCGGCTATTATAATGGTGTGTTGAAATTTGTCGACGGAGAATCGTGTGGAATAGAAGTTTTCTCAATGGACGAACTTTTGCACGAGATCGATAAAAATCCAGATTCTTTCACTCCTGATCTTAAATTTATGATTGAAAGATTTAAGGACGAATTAAAGCCTCTTTAG
- a CDS encoding ComF family protein has translation MINGIMSAATYDAGPTKEIIHHLKYSGFVDLAGILGELLVERLLLEAIPDNCVIVSVPLSLKRKAERGFNQSELIGKYVSNKLGIPGCDALSRIKDQKPQATLKRNERLSNLTGVFRVEDDEFVHGKNVLLIDDVATTGTTLNECAKVLKAAGAKKVYGVVVAHG, from the coding sequence ATGATAAATGGCATTATGTCGGCTGCGACTTATGACGCGGGACCGACAAAGGAAATTATTCATCACTTAAAATATTCAGGATTTGTCGACCTTGCCGGCATACTCGGAGAATTGTTGGTAGAGCGATTATTGCTCGAAGCTATACCCGATAATTGTGTAATTGTATCAGTTCCACTCTCGCTGAAACGGAAGGCAGAAAGGGGATTCAACCAGTCAGAATTGATCGGAAAATACGTTTCAAATAAGCTTGGAATTCCCGGCTGTGATGCGCTATCAAGAATAAAAGATCAAAAACCCCAAGCTACCCTTAAGCGAAACGAAAGGCTTTCTAATCTTACAGGGGTTTTTCGCGTTGAAGACGATGAATTTGTGCACGGAAAAAACGTTTTATTGATTGATGATGTTGCGACTACCGGAACAACCTTAAACGAATGTGCGAAAGTTCTAAAGGCCGCCGGGGCGAAGAAAGTGTACGGCGTTGTAGTGGCGCACGGATAA
- a CDS encoding Hsp20/alpha crystallin family protein has protein sequence MTEEDKNDWADGESEGQLAIDVYHDDQAVYILAPIAGVKASDVDISITDEVVTIRGERSPGHDTGDEKHFTKECYWGPFSRSYVMPIAVASEKAKAILKDGLLKIVIPKDEKVKTKIIKVEE, from the coding sequence ATGACAGAGGAGGACAAAAATGACTGGGCGGATGGCGAAAGTGAAGGACAACTAGCAATAGATGTCTATCATGACGACCAAGCCGTATATATTTTGGCGCCAATAGCCGGTGTCAAGGCTTCTGATGTTGACATTTCCATCACAGATGAGGTTGTTACCATACGCGGCGAACGAAGCCCCGGTCACGATACCGGAGACGAAAAACATTTTACAAAAGAGTGCTATTGGGGGCCATTTTCCCGATCTTATGTTATGCCTATTGCGGTCGCTTCCGAAAAAGCAAAGGCAATACTTAAAGACGGCCTTCTTAAAATTGTGATTCCAAAAGACGAAAAAGTTAAAACAAAAATAATAAAAGTTGAGGAATAG
- the galU gene encoding UTP--glucose-1-phosphate uridylyltransferase GalU — protein MKIRKAVIPAAGYGTRFLPATKSIPKEMLPIVDKPTIQYVIEEAVESGIEDIIIVTGSTKRAIEDHFDHSLELEGQLQKAGKIDQLEQIQKIARMANFIYVRQKGAYGNGTPVLNAEHIIGNEPFAVLWGDEFIAGNPPRLKQSIEVFDEFKRPVISAVRVEKKEDLSRYGIGDVTLVRDNIFEINEIVEKPDPDKAPSNLATHGAYILTPDIFDALKSQKPGKGGEIWLVDGINELKKKGPIYACEIKGGKYYDCGNITEYLKTNVELALKRPDLQEEFGEFIKETASKL, from the coding sequence ATGAAAATTCGCAAAGCCGTTATTCCGGCAGCAGGTTACGGAACAAGATTTTTGCCGGCAACCAAATCTATCCCAAAAGAAATGCTGCCGATTGTCGACAAACCAACCATTCAGTATGTGATCGAAGAGGCTGTTGAGTCAGGAATAGAAGATATCATTATCGTCACCGGTAGTACCAAGAGAGCAATCGAGGACCACTTCGACCACAGCCTGGAACTTGAAGGACAACTACAAAAAGCGGGAAAGATAGATCAATTAGAACAAATCCAAAAAATTGCCAGGATGGCGAATTTTATTTACGTGCGCCAGAAAGGGGCTTACGGTAATGGTACGCCTGTTCTTAACGCAGAGCACATCATAGGAAATGAGCCTTTTGCAGTTCTTTGGGGCGATGAGTTTATTGCTGGTAATCCTCCGCGATTGAAACAGTCGATAGAAGTATTTGACGAGTTTAAGAGGCCAGTTATTTCAGCTGTTCGAGTCGAAAAAAAGGAAGATCTGTCCCGTTATGGCATTGGCGATGTAACGCTGGTAAGAGACAATATCTTCGAAATTAACGAGATAGTCGAAAAGCCTGATCCGGACAAAGCGCCGTCAAATTTAGCCACGCATGGAGCCTACATCCTAACTCCAGATATTTTTGATGCTTTAAAGAGTCAGAAACCTGGAAAAGGCGGTGAAATTTGGTTAGTAGATGGAATAAATGAACTTAAAAAGAAGGGTCCGATCTATGCCTGCGAAATTAAGGGCGGCAAATATTATGACTGCGGGAATATTACAGAATATCTAAAGACCAATGTCGAGCTTGCCTTGAAGCGCCCGGATCTCCAGGAGGAATTTGGGGAATTTATAAAAGAAACTGCCTCGAAATTGTAA
- a CDS encoding extracellular solute-binding protein — protein sequence MEIKAGFLKKISLVLSILLLAILTSGCSIRSTGTTESKVITIWGFEDEDTWKPTIDELSQGSLNGYEINYVKKTLDANYENDSLNSIMSGQGPDVWAMPADWVYRHKDKLAPMPDDMLKDIDLDNKFVPAIKQSLDFDGKLYGLSPVVNTLMLYINKSVTAQVLSEFNQSDAATNAEQADKVNTLLNSTPQTWTEFADFANLVTKKNGDQIVRSGVALGTSQNVTISEDPLYAMMLQNGTAMTSNDLQTATFNLPSSGGSDIPGKRALDFLASFSKPGSANYSWNGSMPKDIEAFATGKTAMVFAYESFANYMDQNYPNVEYSQSALPQIGGADEKIVDFARFNALVVPGLTKFPQEAWEVVSAVSTEHATDFSSALKITTSQKDNAMIKVLKDRAGNSDVGSFQAQTAVTWNKGRYPLNIDSIFTTMINNVSSSGQDTKAALDTAASQVTQILRKTTW from the coding sequence ATGGAAATTAAAGCTGGGTTTTTGAAAAAAATCAGTCTAGTTCTCTCGATTTTGCTTTTAGCCATTCTTACATCAGGGTGCTCCATAAGATCTACGGGCACAACAGAATCAAAAGTTATAACCATATGGGGCTTTGAAGATGAGGATACTTGGAAGCCAACAATAGACGAACTATCCCAAGGAAGCCTAAACGGATACGAAATAAACTACGTCAAAAAAACTCTCGACGCCAACTATGAGAATGATTCTTTGAATTCAATTATGTCTGGCCAAGGGCCAGATGTTTGGGCCATGCCAGCAGATTGGGTTTATCGACACAAAGACAAGCTGGCACCCATGCCAGATGATATGTTGAAAGACATTGACCTGGATAATAAATTCGTCCCAGCCATCAAACAATCTCTTGATTTTGACGGGAAGCTTTATGGGCTTTCGCCGGTTGTTAACACCTTAATGCTGTATATAAACAAATCAGTTACCGCCCAAGTTCTTTCCGAATTTAATCAATCCGATGCCGCGACTAATGCCGAACAAGCCGATAAGGTAAATACTCTCCTAAACTCAACTCCGCAGACCTGGACCGAATTTGCCGACTTTGCAAATCTTGTTACCAAGAAAAATGGCGACCAAATTGTAAGAAGCGGTGTTGCCCTGGGTACAAGCCAGAACGTCACGATCTCCGAAGACCCTCTGTATGCGATGATGCTCCAAAATGGCACAGCCATGACATCTAACGACTTGCAAACCGCTACGTTTAACTTGCCTTCTTCGGGAGGATCAGACATACCGGGAAAAAGAGCTCTAGACTTCCTTGCAAGTTTTTCCAAACCGGGTTCTGCCAACTATTCCTGGAATGGAAGCATGCCGAAAGACATCGAGGCATTTGCAACCGGCAAAACTGCGATGGTATTTGCGTATGAATCTTTTGCGAATTACATGGATCAAAATTACCCAAATGTTGAATATTCACAGTCGGCCCTTCCTCAAATTGGCGGGGCAGATGAAAAGATTGTGGATTTTGCGCGATTTAACGCCTTGGTGGTACCAGGATTAACAAAGTTTCCACAAGAGGCATGGGAAGTTGTTTCTGCTGTTTCTACCGAACATGCTACCGATTTTTCTAGTGCACTAAAAATTACGACTTCACAAAAAGACAATGCTATGATCAAAGTCCTGAAAGACCGGGCGGGAAACTCTGACGTCGGCAGCTTTCAGGCCCAAACCGCTGTTACATGGAACA